A region from the Halomarina litorea genome encodes:
- a CDS encoding ribbon-helix-helix domain-containing protein — MPKVEITIPEHLEMQITQLIEQGEFVNREEAMEDLLAAGIRAYKTSGPMDDEEPGTFEDDGMMGHEDEYVF, encoded by the coding sequence ATGCCCAAAGTAGAGATAACTATCCCGGAGCACCTGGAGATGCAGATCACCCAGCTCATCGAGCAGGGTGAGTTCGTGAACCGGGAGGAAGCGATGGAGGACCTCCTGGCTGCGGGGATTCGCGCGTACAAGACCAGCGGCCCGATGGACGACGAGGAGCCGGGGACGTTCGAGGACGACGGCATGATGGGCCACGAAGACGAGTACGTCTTCTGA
- a CDS encoding UPF0058 family protein, with amino-acid sequence MHKDELLELHEQMVTIMEYFRGVDGVDSSLFDPYDELDVSPDDVHKSKSEHKHAVFVLGNALASAMSDDEFSDAGRISKRMQELADDAEQKL; translated from the coding sequence ATGCACAAAGACGAGCTTCTGGAGTTGCACGAGCAGATGGTGACCATCATGGAGTACTTCCGCGGCGTCGACGGCGTCGACTCCAGCCTGTTCGACCCCTACGACGAACTCGACGTCTCGCCCGACGACGTCCACAAGTCCAAGAGCGAGCACAAACACGCCGTGTTCGTCCTCGGTAACGCCCTCGCCTCGGCGATGAGTGACGACGAGTTCTCGGACGCGGGGCGCATCTCCAAGCGGATGCAGGAACTCGCCGACGACGCCGAACAGAAGCTCTGA